The sequence AAATTTTCATTGGATATTCACCTCTTGTTGGCAAGATAAAAATTATAAATCCCAACGAATTATTAATAAAGCTAGCCCAGCAGGGTATTACCTCTTTTAATACGGATGTTTCTTTACCTCAAAATATAGCCGTGACTAGAGGATCCCAGCTTTTAAAAAAAGAAGAGATTGTTGATGATTTTAAACTATTTTTTCAAAATAATTTGGGGAGAGAAAGTATTTATCAATTGAAGGATTTAAAAGGCGCAAAAGATATTTTATTGCCTGAAGGTAAATTAGATAAACATTTTGAGTTAATAAAAGGATTTAATTCTGAAAATACAATCCCTGTGTTTTTAACAATAAATGTAAATGATACAAAAGTTGCTTCACTTCAATTAACAGCTGACGTTTCTTTCCTAGAAGAAACTATAGTTGCAACAAGGAGTATAGGCAGGGATGAGATTATAAATGACTCAGATCTATATATTGAAAAGAGAGAGATGAAAACTCATGAAAAAAATATTTTTAGAAATATTATGGATGTAGTTGGCCTGAAAGCAAATCGTGTCATTAGCAAAGGAGAAACTATTAAATCTGATATGGTTATAAAAGTACCACTTGTCAAAAAGGGTGACAGGGTCTTGATAAGTGCAACTAGTCCTGAGCTAAAAATATGTACGGTGGGTGAAATATTAGATCAAGGGAATTTGGGAGAATTGGTTAGAGTAATTAATGTTGATACACATAAAGTCATAAGGGGTAAAGTAATTAACAATAAATCTATACAGGTTGAGTTCTAATTGAATGAGACACATTACTAATTTTATATATATTCTTATAGCGTTAATTGTCACTTCCTGCGCGAGTGGTCCTGATTCTATTCCTCTTCATGCAGCACAATTAAACTTAGATGAAACTAAACTCGCAGAATTAAATAAAGATTACTATAGAGAAGGGTCACTATGGCCTCAGAATGACAATGGTTTCAATCTTTTTTCAGATAATAAAGCTGGTAAGGTAGGAGACATTATAACTATTCTTGTGAATGAGAATGCTGAAGCTACCAAAAATGCGACTACAAAGCTTAATAAAGATTCTAGTCTTGACAGCTCAGCATCAGCACTTTTTGGTTTTGAAAAAGCTATTCAATTAAGAAATCCTAATTTTAATCCTGAAGCGCTAATGAGCACAAAACATAAAGATCAATTTGATGGAAGCGGAACAACAACAAGATCAGGGGATTTAAAAACTACGATTTCAGCAAGGGTTATTAAAGTATTTTCCAATGGAAACTTTTTAATTTCAGGAAGTCGCGAGATTACTTTGAATGAGGAAGAACAGATTA is a genomic window of Candidatus Schekmanbacteria bacterium containing:
- a CDS encoding flagellar basal body L-ring protein FlgH; its protein translation is MRHITNFIYILIALIVTSCASGPDSIPLHAAQLNLDETKLAELNKDYYREGSLWPQNDNGFNLFSDNKAGKVGDIITILVNENAEATKNATTKLNKDSSLDSSASALFGFEKAIQLRNPNFNPEALMSTKHKDQFDGSGTTTRSGDLKTTISARVIKVFSNGNFLISGSREITLNEEEQIIMLTGIIRPEDISQDNTVDSSKIADAKMTYTGKGVIAEKQHPGWMLRILAWIWPF
- the flgA gene encoding flagellar basal body P-ring formation protein FlgA, whose amino-acid sequence is MTEKILSIEVNKSSIVTNNLILLKDIAKINGDDNNIVNNVEKIFIGYSPLVGKIKIINPNELLIKLAQQGITSFNTDVSLPQNIAVTRGSQLLKKEEIVDDFKLFFQNNLGRESIYQLKDLKGAKDILLPEGKLDKHFELIKGFNSENTIPVFLTINVNDTKVASLQLTADVSFLEETIVATRSIGRDEIINDSDLYIEKREMKTHEKNIFRNIMDVVGLKANRVISKGETIKSDMVIKVPLVKKGDRVLISATSPELKICTVGEILDQGNLGELVRVINVDTHKVIRGKVINNKSIQVEF